One region of Chryseobacterium muglaense genomic DNA includes:
- a CDS encoding TonB-dependent receptor plug domain-containing protein → MKKKVLSIVLLSTVFWMNAQEKDSLNQKKIEEVVITGQYMQQSINKSIYKVEVINAEQIKNMAATNVAEVLNQSLNILITSDRNSGNSTANLMGLGGEYTKILIDNIPVVGDVGLGNNIDLTKLNVNNVERIEVVRGSMGVDYGSNAVAGVINIITKKNSQKKLTLNAFLQEETVGKEYDWYKNGEGRHIQNLNIGYNISDNWYVGANINRNDFQGFKGNYEGYKYFEQDDKRGYAWQPKDILNVDGVVRYSKNKTSIFYKFGFLNEKLNYYNPIVKELYLGEGNRTFISTDRDYKTTRYVHQLNAQTKLGAINYTGDFSYQTQDRKYRDFVYDIPNRQVRGNLNEYQSYNKSDVLYSRGVFSNFLDNDKIDFQLGYELDHTTGFAGNIAGNFGGLNDVKRKIFNYANFMSVEWDAANWLSIRPGYRLALSDKFDTQHNYSLTARAKVTDNDNVRIVVGSANRFPNFDELYTYQVDSNHNIQGNPDLSPETGMTVSLNADKKIATDSGWNLGIGASATYLNVKDRIEMAQVSSNPLKFKYINIDRFESYLFEANFRAQKGNFSLSANGAYYGISRVLNQDALFSPDDFFYTFEANIAANYIVPKTNTTLSLFYKYTGKTQIPTLMSDLTSSQYVIGERNDFSMMNFTVTQPFFKNHFEISAGVKNIFDVSSVRDTTISGNVHDAAGSSSNLFYGRSYFVRIGYNF, encoded by the coding sequence ATGAAGAAGAAGGTACTTTCAATTGTGTTATTGTCTACAGTTTTTTGGATGAATGCACAGGAAAAAGATTCTCTAAATCAGAAAAAAATAGAAGAAGTTGTCATCACTGGGCAATATATGCAACAATCAATTAATAAATCTATCTATAAGGTTGAAGTGATTAATGCTGAACAAATTAAGAATATGGCGGCCACAAATGTTGCGGAAGTTCTTAATCAAAGCTTAAATATTCTTATTACATCAGACCGAAATTCAGGAAATTCCACAGCAAATCTGATGGGACTTGGTGGTGAATACACAAAAATTCTTATAGATAATATACCTGTTGTAGGCGATGTTGGTTTAGGAAATAATATCGATCTTACAAAACTGAATGTAAACAATGTAGAAAGAATCGAAGTTGTAAGAGGTTCAATGGGCGTAGATTACGGAAGTAATGCTGTTGCGGGTGTTATCAATATTATCACCAAAAAAAACAGCCAAAAAAAATTAACCTTAAATGCATTTTTACAAGAAGAAACGGTAGGTAAGGAATATGATTGGTATAAAAATGGAGAAGGAAGACATATTCAAAATTTAAACATTGGCTATAATATCAGTGATAATTGGTATGTAGGAGCTAATATTAATCGTAATGATTTTCAGGGTTTCAAAGGTAATTACGAAGGTTATAAGTATTTCGAGCAAGATGACAAAAGAGGTTATGCTTGGCAGCCAAAAGATATTTTAAATGTTGACGGGGTTGTACGTTATTCAAAGAATAAAACATCAATCTTCTACAAATTTGGATTTCTAAATGAGAAACTGAATTATTATAATCCAATCGTTAAAGAACTGTATTTAGGGGAGGGTAACAGAACATTTATCTCTACTGATAGAGATTACAAAACAACACGATATGTTCACCAGCTAAATGCACAAACAAAACTAGGAGCAATTAATTATACAGGAGATTTTTCATATCAAACTCAAGATAGAAAATACAGAGATTTTGTCTATGATATTCCGAATAGGCAGGTAAGAGGTAATTTAAATGAATATCAGTCTTACAATAAATCTGATGTATTATATTCAAGAGGAGTTTTCAGCAATTTCCTTGATAATGATAAAATTGATTTTCAGCTTGGATATGAATTGGATCATACAACAGGATTTGCAGGCAATATAGCAGGTAACTTTGGAGGGTTAAATGATGTGAAAAGAAAAATTTTTAATTACGCTAATTTCATGTCAGTTGAATGGGATGCCGCTAATTGGCTTTCAATCAGGCCAGGTTACCGTTTAGCTTTAAGTGATAAGTTTGATACACAGCATAATTATTCATTAACAGCTAGAGCAAAAGTAACAGATAATGATAATGTTCGTATTGTTGTAGGGAGTGCCAACAGATTTCCAAATTTTGATGAATTATATACCTACCAGGTAGACAGTAATCATAATATTCAAGGGAATCCAGATTTGAGTCCAGAAACAGGAATGACAGTTTCTTTAAATGCTGATAAAAAAATTGCGACAGATTCAGGATGGAACCTGGGAATAGGAGCAAGTGCAACTTACCTGAACGTAAAAGACAGGATTGAAATGGCACAGGTAAGTAGTAATCCGTTGAAATTCAAATACATCAATATTGATCGTTTTGAAAGTTATTTGTTTGAAGCCAATTTCAGAGCTCAAAAAGGTAATTTTAGTTTATCGGCGAATGGTGCATATTATGGAATCTCAAGAGTTTTGAATCAGGACGCACTTTTTTCACCTGATGATTTCTTTTATACTTTTGAGGCGAATATTGCCGCTAATTATATTGTTCCGAAAACAAATACTACATTATCTTTATTCTATAAATATACAGGGAAAACTCAAATACCTACATTGATGTCAGATCTTACGTCTTCTCAATATGTTATTGGTGAACGAAACGATTTTAGCATGATGAATTTCACGGTTACTCAACCATTCTTTAAAAATCATTTTGAGATAAGCGCTGGTGTGAAAAATATTTTCGATGTATCATCGGTTAGAGATACTACTATTTCTGGAAATGTTCACGATGCTGCTGGTTCAAGTTCTAATCTTTTCTACGGTCGAAGCTATTTTGTAAGAATAGGCTATAATTTCTAA
- a CDS encoding T9SS type A sorting domain-containing protein has product MKLKLLFTGLVFSAFAANAQVATLNENFNSFNTGNTTFPQNSWSAVLPPMNTPPSPPPPMMIVYAEASDASNKYVSSYSGGNKDTPQYLVSPQIVAPAGDKTLSFKARRSSQNVAAVIVQVGLASSPTDMTTFVAVGAPVTLSENTYQTITRVIPNSSSSYIVFKTVNAVALTPHTATDFDDIVYDATPVGTINENFNAFVPGAPTTSLPQNGWDKVKANADINVYIAANNGSNTAQFYAANSPGTPSYLVAPKIVAPNGTKKLRFTVGASSTSGGVSTIEAGMVSNLTDMTTFTSLGAPATIAVGSSPQTFTLDVPTSTKQYIVWKFTGAAAHSAAYVDDVTYDVLTSLGTSDVKNNTNAFKFVINTNNEIQFVGKSNVKSVKVYSASGNLVAQGAVNNNRFDVSSLATGVYVFTSEDDNRAVSHSKFIKK; this is encoded by the coding sequence ATGAAATTAAAATTACTTTTTACAGGATTAGTTTTTTCAGCTTTCGCAGCGAATGCTCAGGTAGCGACTTTAAACGAGAATTTCAACAGTTTTAATACAGGAAATACAACTTTCCCTCAAAATAGTTGGTCTGCAGTGCTTCCTCCAATGAATACTCCACCGAGTCCACCGCCACCAATGATGATTGTTTATGCAGAAGCAAGTGATGCTAGTAATAAATATGTATCATCCTATTCAGGAGGTAATAAAGATACTCCCCAGTATTTAGTTTCGCCACAGATTGTTGCACCGGCAGGAGATAAGACACTTTCGTTCAAAGCAAGAAGAAGTTCACAAAATGTTGCAGCAGTAATTGTTCAAGTTGGTTTGGCATCAAGCCCTACAGATATGACAACTTTCGTTGCGGTAGGAGCTCCAGTTACACTTTCTGAAAATACCTATCAAACGATTACAAGAGTAATCCCAAACTCATCTTCATCTTATATTGTTTTTAAAACAGTAAATGCAGTAGCCCTTACACCGCATACTGCAACAGATTTTGATGATATTGTTTATGACGCAACTCCAGTGGGTACAATTAACGAAAACTTTAACGCTTTTGTACCAGGTGCTCCTACTACTTCTCTACCACAAAACGGGTGGGATAAAGTCAAAGCAAATGCAGATATTAATGTATATATAGCAGCTAATAATGGAAGCAATACAGCACAATTTTATGCTGCAAATTCACCAGGAACACCTTCATATTTAGTTGCTCCAAAAATTGTTGCACCAAACGGAACTAAAAAACTTCGATTCACAGTAGGTGCATCATCCACCTCGGGTGGTGTCTCTACCATCGAAGCAGGTATGGTATCAAACCTAACAGATATGACAACATTTACTTCTTTAGGTGCACCAGCAACTATCGCTGTAGGTTCTTCTCCACAAACATTTACTCTAGATGTACCAACTTCCACGAAACAATATATCGTATGGAAATTTACAGGAGCAGCAGCACATTCTGCAGCTTATGTGGATGACGTTACTTATGATGTGCTTACTTCTTTGGGAACATCAGATGTAAAAAATAATACAAACGCTTTCAAATTTGTTATTAATACAAATAATGAAATTCAGTTTGTAGGAAAATCAAATGTAAAATCTGTAAAAGTTTATTCTGCATCAGGAAATTTGGTTGCACAAGGAGCTGTTAACAACAATAGATTTGATGTTTCTTCTTTAGCTACTGGAGTTTATGTATTCACTTCTGAAGACGATAACAGAGCTGTTTCTCATTCAAAATTCATTAAGAAATAA
- a CDS encoding T9SS type A sorting domain-containing protein, with product MKTKIFLASLFALSVQQTVLAQVDANGYTTVNLTMGASYQNRAFFDFSANTIISQPANTWDIAFYRNATYGYGTRINDALNVKVYEASNTLANWDNINIANLSTWGAPKYNPDQTTELENGAFEQGSAPTGWGQYNGGNHHVEGKIIFVIQYPDNSYIKFAIEDYYGGYTFKYSKWNATNSTWGATETRTLANGTDDAYFNYFSFTTGAKVPNMEPAKANWDLMFTRYWTFFGNIMMYRMAGVIQSPTVTIARVQPETQDTATYSLPASTAFSGNITSIGHSWKPTSGAPISDVAYYVKQGSEYYRMYFLTNGGESNGNMYFKYKNITSTLGITEVSKKASFGIYPNPTTADKKVTVLFDVKEKANNKGSVEVYDLTGKRVYNAELSNQAGFYKQDLNLSHLPSGNYLVKISFGGKTETKKLIVK from the coding sequence ATGAAAACAAAAATATTTTTGGCTTCTCTATTCGCTTTATCAGTTCAGCAAACTGTGCTAGCACAAGTAGATGCAAACGGATATACCACCGTAAACCTTACAATGGGAGCAAGCTATCAAAACAGAGCATTTTTTGATTTTAGCGCAAATACAATTATTTCTCAACCAGCGAATACTTGGGATATTGCTTTCTACAGAAATGCCACTTACGGGTACGGAACAAGAATAAATGATGCACTTAACGTAAAGGTATATGAAGCTTCTAATACTCTTGCCAACTGGGATAATATCAACATTGCTAATCTTTCTACTTGGGGCGCACCAAAATACAATCCGGATCAAACTACAGAATTAGAAAACGGAGCTTTCGAGCAAGGTTCTGCACCTACAGGATGGGGACAATATAACGGAGGTAATCATCACGTAGAGGGAAAAATTATTTTTGTGATTCAATACCCTGATAATTCATACATTAAGTTTGCAATTGAAGATTATTATGGAGGTTATACTTTTAAATATTCAAAATGGAATGCTACAAATTCTACTTGGGGAGCTACAGAGACAAGAACTTTAGCAAACGGTACGGATGATGCCTATTTCAACTATTTCTCTTTTACAACAGGCGCAAAAGTTCCAAATATGGAACCAGCAAAAGCAAACTGGGACTTAATGTTCACAAGATACTGGACGTTTTTTGGAAACATCATGATGTACAGAATGGCAGGAGTTATACAAAGTCCTACAGTTACTATTGCAAGAGTACAGCCAGAAACTCAGGATACAGCAACCTATAGTCTTCCAGCTTCTACTGCTTTTTCGGGTAATATCACAAGTATCGGTCACTCATGGAAACCAACTTCAGGAGCTCCAATTTCAGATGTTGCTTATTACGTAAAACAAGGTTCAGAATATTACAGAATGTATTTCCTTACAAACGGAGGTGAATCTAATGGAAATATGTACTTCAAATACAAAAATATTACCTCCACTTTAGGGATTACTGAAGTTAGCAAAAAAGCAAGTTTCGGAATCTATCCAAACCCGACTACAGCTGATAAAAAAGTAACCGTTTTATTTGATGTAAAAGAAAAAGCAAACAACAAAGGAAGTGTTGAAGTCTATGATTTAACCGGTAAAAGAGTTTATAATGCTGAACTAAGCAATCAAGCAGGTTTCTACAAACAAGACCTTAATTTATCTCATCTTCCATCAGGAAATTATTTAGTTAAAATTTCTTTTGGAGGTAAAACAGAGACCAAAAAACTTATTGTAAAATAA
- a CDS encoding putative quinol monooxygenase yields the protein MNLHIVALFRFKENNLMEAVELFQTLVRETRKEDGCLQYDLIEDKDNKGIFFLIELWESVEHHNLHNGADHLLDFRKNAAKILEETTQVYKGFKIY from the coding sequence ATGAATTTACATATCGTTGCCCTTTTCAGATTTAAAGAAAATAATTTGATGGAAGCTGTAGAATTATTTCAGACTTTGGTAAGAGAGACCCGAAAAGAAGATGGATGTCTGCAATATGATCTAATTGAAGATAAAGACAATAAAGGAATTTTTTTCCTGATCGAGCTGTGGGAAAGTGTAGAACACCATAATCTTCATAACGGAGCAGATCATCTGTTAGATTTCAGAAAAAATGCAGCTAAAATATTAGAAGAAACTACGCAGGTTTATAAAGGTTTTAAGATTTATTAG
- a CDS encoding sulfite exporter TauE/SafE family protein → MVITPKIQFRINLLLATVAVLAITFLSLYSFGYLNELEIILAQDNYIFYWMLLVGVFAEIVAGSMGMGYGVICTTTLLFLGIPPHAVSASIHSAESFTTAAGSISHIKLKNVSKSLVKKLAIPAIIGAIIGAVSLTYLGEYYSKITKTVISFYTLYLGIQILSNAFKPKQNKALKKKTNLTRLGVIGGFIDSFAGGGWGPLVTGTLIKNAFTPRFAVGSSTVAKFILTVTAAVTFFLTLGIQHWNIILGLLIGGIITAPFSAMLTSKLPVKNMFIIIGTLVIVMSSITIYKSVF, encoded by the coding sequence ATGGTAATTACTCCGAAAATCCAGTTTAGAATTAATTTGCTTTTGGCTACGGTTGCTGTTTTGGCAATCACATTTCTGTCACTGTACAGTTTTGGATATTTGAATGAACTTGAAATTATTCTTGCTCAAGACAACTACATTTTTTATTGGATGCTTTTGGTAGGAGTTTTTGCTGAAATTGTCGCCGGATCAATGGGAATGGGGTATGGTGTGATTTGTACCACAACACTTTTATTTCTTGGAATTCCTCCGCATGCAGTAAGTGCAAGTATTCATTCTGCTGAAAGTTTTACAACAGCAGCCGGAAGTATCAGTCACATTAAACTTAAAAACGTAAGTAAAAGTCTGGTTAAAAAACTGGCTATTCCTGCAATTATCGGAGCAATTATCGGAGCAGTTTCACTGACTTATCTGGGCGAATATTATTCGAAAATTACAAAAACTGTGATTTCTTTTTACACTTTGTATCTAGGAATTCAGATTTTATCGAATGCTTTTAAACCTAAACAGAATAAAGCCTTAAAGAAAAAAACAAATCTTACCCGATTGGGAGTGATTGGTGGTTTCATCGATTCTTTCGCAGGCGGTGGATGGGGACCTTTGGTGACCGGAACTTTAATTAAAAATGCTTTTACCCCAAGATTTGCCGTTGGAAGTTCTACGGTTGCAAAATTTATTCTGACCGTTACTGCAGCAGTGACTTTCTTTTTAACTTTAGGAATTCAGCACTGGAATATTATTTTAGGTCTTTTAATTGGCGGAATTATTACCGCACCATTTTCTGCAATGCTTACCTCAAAGCTTCCTGTAAAAAATATGTTTATCATTATTGGAACTTTGGTGATTGTGATGAGCTCGATCACGATTTATAAATCGGTTTTTTAG